The Shewanella mangrovisoli genome has a window encoding:
- a CDS encoding flavocytochrome c, protein MSKTQGINSGRRQLLKGGMVMAAGLGASIALPASASCDSAPINFDEIVDVLVVGSGFAGMSAALQAREAGVSVMVIDKMPVFGGNSTINGGAMAVAGSPLQKQAGIEDSVDAMVADMLRAGRGMNDVEMLKLVCNGTAESCQWLIDYGVNWKPFVQHFGGHSVQRVLQTVESSGAGIIRPLIKAARDKGVIMKNQTKLEGFVQDEAGRVIGVEVREGFYFPNERTGKIRRIGARRGVIMATGGFGRDIEYRMMQLPELNSDLDSTNHAGATSEALKQMMLIGANPIHLDQIQLGPWASPDEKGFGTASQFNTIATYPHGIVVDVRTGERFFNELADRKARADAIMTRRDEKGQPVYPIGFTNAAGASKAQTLDWGLKYKVISKAETLDELATIYGMPAKALKAQVARWNEAVKTGIDKEFDRPMQEAIVLDKGPWYAVRMWPKVHYCMGGVKVNTQSEVLHLVSNKAIPGLYAAGEATGGIHGASRLGACAVAEGVVTGRNAGRNCAAASAVMLKQV, encoded by the coding sequence ATGAGTAAAACCCAAGGTATTAATTCGGGGCGTCGACAATTATTAAAGGGCGGTATGGTCATGGCCGCAGGGCTCGGGGCGAGTATCGCGTTGCCTGCCTCTGCCAGCTGTGACTCAGCTCCTATTAACTTCGATGAAATCGTCGATGTGCTCGTGGTTGGCAGCGGTTTTGCGGGCATGTCTGCAGCGTTGCAGGCCAGAGAAGCCGGCGTGAGCGTGATGGTAATCGATAAGATGCCCGTATTTGGTGGCAACTCGACCATCAACGGCGGTGCCATGGCGGTGGCGGGTTCTCCCTTACAAAAACAGGCAGGCATTGAAGACTCTGTCGATGCCATGGTGGCGGACATGCTACGGGCTGGTCGCGGCATGAACGATGTGGAAATGCTCAAACTGGTGTGTAACGGCACCGCAGAATCCTGCCAGTGGCTGATCGATTACGGCGTGAACTGGAAGCCGTTTGTTCAGCACTTTGGCGGCCATTCGGTCCAACGAGTGCTGCAAACCGTTGAAAGTTCAGGCGCTGGCATTATTCGCCCCTTAATTAAAGCCGCCCGTGACAAGGGCGTCATCATGAAAAATCAGACCAAGCTCGAAGGCTTTGTACAAGATGAGGCCGGACGGGTGATCGGTGTCGAAGTTCGCGAAGGTTTTTATTTTCCCAATGAGCGCACGGGTAAAATACGTCGTATCGGCGCGCGCCGTGGCGTGATTATGGCGACTGGCGGTTTTGGTCGCGATATTGAATACCGTATGATGCAATTACCTGAGTTAAATAGTGATTTAGATTCAACCAACCATGCAGGTGCCACCTCTGAGGCGCTCAAGCAGATGATGCTCATTGGGGCCAATCCCATTCATTTAGACCAAATTCAGCTTGGCCCATGGGCATCCCCCGACGAGAAGGGATTTGGCACGGCTTCCCAGTTCAACACTATCGCCACCTATCCCCACGGTATTGTGGTGGATGTGCGCACCGGCGAGCGTTTTTTCAATGAATTAGCCGACCGTAAAGCCCGTGCCGACGCCATCATGACCCGACGGGATGAGAAAGGACAGCCTGTCTATCCCATTGGTTTTACTAATGCTGCCGGAGCCAGTAAGGCACAGACCTTAGATTGGGGCCTGAAATACAAGGTCATCAGCAAGGCCGAGACCTTAGACGAACTGGCCACGATTTACGGCATGCCAGCTAAGGCATTAAAGGCGCAGGTGGCGCGTTGGAATGAAGCGGTAAAAACGGGCATCGATAAAGAGTTCGACCGCCCTATGCAGGAGGCGATAGTGCTCGACAAAGGGCCTTGGTATGCGGTGCGCATGTGGCCGAAGGTGCATTACTGCATGGGCGGCGTGAAGGTGAATACCCAATCCGAAGTGCTGCATTTGGTCAGTAATAAAGCGATCCCCGGATTATATGCCGCAGGCGAAGCCACGGGCGGTATCCACGGAGCGAGTCGATTAGGCGCCTGTGCCGTGGCTGAAGGGGTTGTCACTGGGCGTAATGCCGGTCGTAACTGCGCCGCGGCGAGTGCTGTGATGCTCAAGCAAGTTTAG
- a CDS encoding HAL/PAL/TAL family ammonia-lyase, translated as MNKSMLMASLTLSLLSGSALAMEQVVLDGKHLTQDQAWAIADGAKVKIAPQAKTQLVKANALLMEAARLGKPVYGLTVGVGLNKDHKLFDANGKLSDAVLDASRSFNLSTLRAHSAGVGEAAPIRLTRLALAVRLNTMLAGQTGVQPVVAELYEAYLNQGLTPVIPAKGTVGEADILLSSHVGLAMIGEWEVFYKGQRVSSKEAMADAGITPLAPMGKDALSILSNNAFAVAYAMQGYREAKQLLSVSPTVFGLSLEGLNGNVAPFLPQTNDIRPFPYIKSATSDILKQLDGSYLWQLNDERPLQDPLSFRTTAYTFAGAEQALASLDEVINIQINHSDDNPAVIVGASNQYAQFPQVAKYLVEGQGGVFPTTNFEPLPVALAVQNLSVALTHVSHNSVMRTIHLSDEHFTKLTRFLSAPENQGHAFGAIQKAFVDMQVRNKQLATPVSFDGISIAGGIEDTFTNLKLASDNLIQIVDNTRVIYGLELLHSTQAIDLRKQAQPDLQLGKATQAMYKAYREKVPFVAKDRPFTPDIQASTDFIANY; from the coding sequence ATGAATAAATCCATGTTGATGGCCTCACTCACCTTGAGTCTACTTTCAGGCAGCGCGCTCGCGATGGAGCAAGTGGTACTCGACGGTAAACATTTAACCCAAGACCAAGCCTGGGCAATTGCCGATGGTGCAAAAGTGAAGATTGCACCACAGGCCAAGACCCAACTCGTGAAAGCCAACGCGCTACTGATGGAAGCGGCGCGTCTGGGCAAACCTGTCTATGGCTTAACCGTGGGCGTTGGGCTAAACAAAGACCACAAGCTGTTCGATGCCAACGGCAAGTTGAGTGATGCGGTGCTCGACGCCTCTCGAAGCTTCAACCTCAGCACTCTGCGTGCCCACAGTGCTGGTGTGGGTGAAGCCGCGCCGATTCGACTCACTCGTCTAGCCTTAGCCGTGCGGTTAAATACTATGCTGGCCGGACAAACTGGTGTGCAACCTGTGGTGGCCGAGCTTTATGAAGCCTATCTTAATCAGGGACTGACACCTGTTATCCCAGCCAAGGGCACGGTAGGTGAGGCGGATATTCTGCTGTCATCCCATGTCGGTTTAGCCATGATTGGTGAATGGGAGGTGTTCTACAAAGGTCAGCGTGTGAGCAGTAAAGAGGCGATGGCCGATGCGGGGATCACACCCTTAGCACCTATGGGTAAAGACGCGCTATCGATTTTGTCTAACAATGCCTTTGCCGTCGCCTATGCTATGCAAGGTTACCGTGAAGCGAAGCAACTGTTGTCCGTTTCGCCCACCGTCTTTGGCTTAAGCCTTGAGGGATTAAACGGTAACGTGGCGCCATTCTTGCCGCAAACCAACGACATCCGTCCATTCCCTTACATTAAATCGGCCACCAGTGACATTCTCAAGCAGCTCGATGGCAGCTATTTATGGCAGCTAAACGATGAGCGTCCATTACAGGATCCGTTAAGTTTTAGAACCACGGCTTACACCTTTGCTGGCGCAGAGCAGGCTTTAGCCTCATTGGATGAAGTGATCAATATCCAAATCAACCATTCGGACGATAACCCAGCCGTGATTGTGGGCGCGTCGAACCAGTATGCCCAGTTCCCACAAGTGGCTAAATATTTGGTCGAAGGGCAGGGCGGTGTGTTCCCTACCACTAACTTTGAGCCGCTGCCTGTGGCACTCGCGGTGCAAAACCTGAGTGTGGCCCTGACCCATGTGTCACATAACAGTGTGATGCGTACCATTCATCTGTCTGATGAGCACTTTACTAAGCTGACGCGCTTCCTGAGTGCGCCGGAAAACCAAGGCCATGCCTTCGGTGCGATTCAAAAAGCCTTTGTGGATATGCAAGTCCGCAATAAGCAGTTAGCCACGCCAGTCTCCTTCGATGGGATCTCTATCGCCGGCGGGATTGAAGATACCTTCACTAACCTTAAGTTGGCGTCGGATAACCTGATCCAAATCGTGGATAACACCCGAGTCATCTACGGTTTAGAACTGTTGCACTCTACTCAAGCGATTGATTTACGTAAGCAAGCGCAGCCAGATCTACAACTCGGCAAGGCAACGCAAGCCATGTACAAGGCCTACCGTGAAAAAGTGCCTTTTGTCGCCAAGGACCGTCCGTTTACCCCCGATATCCAAGCGTCAACTGACTTTATTGCAAACTATTAA
- a CDS encoding cytochrome c3 family protein, producing the protein MLKPVFILLLGVMLATPMAANALNIKDYHKEVMTGADGKVDCAACHGDAKRKTVPDAATCSSCHGSPEEVAKLTERPADAGHSVEPNPHNSLHYGTDLPCTYCHQEHKESKVYCNQCHEFTYPQMKR; encoded by the coding sequence ATGTTAAAACCCGTTTTTATTCTATTACTCGGTGTCATGCTGGCAACGCCAATGGCCGCTAATGCATTGAATATCAAGGACTACCATAAAGAGGTGATGACTGGAGCCGATGGTAAAGTCGATTGCGCGGCATGCCACGGTGATGCAAAACGTAAAACCGTTCCCGATGCAGCGACTTGCAGCAGTTGCCATGGTTCACCTGAGGAGGTGGCTAAGCTGACTGAGCGCCCAGCCGATGCGGGCCATTCGGTTGAGCCAAATCCCCATAACAGTCTGCACTATGGTACCGATTTGCCATGTACTTACTGCCATCAGGAACACAAAGAAAGTAAAGTCTATTGCAATCAATGCCATGAATTTACTTATCCTCAGATGAAACGTTAA
- a CDS encoding alpha/beta fold hydrolase, with translation MKPDMMLAGVLAKKHTFNLPLDYQQPIGEQISVFARELCAIENKDKKLPYIVFFQGGPGFAAMRPANNSGWIRRALKEFRVLLLDQRGTGLSSPINYQSLGHLTPEQQAEYLSHFRADNIVRDAESIRAQLCPADKWAILGQSFGGFCVLHYLSAAPQGVSEAYITGGIPSLTRSSDEVYQATYQRVLAKNKDFFQRFHDAQHLVTRLAKHLLEHPVQLATGERLTVEMLQLLGINLGMEQGPESVYYLLEQALVHSPQGDYVNPLFLNHFCQLLDYNTNPIFALLHEAIYCQHSASQWSAHRVREQYPAFNYQVGKPFLFTGEMIYPWMFEQFSHLAPLQAAANLLAHKTDWPALYNLEQLSQNRVPVAAAIYSEDMYVEMDYSLETAKQVAHLRYWLTSEYEHNGIRMDGERILDKLISLNRGDSLR, from the coding sequence ATGAAACCCGATATGATGCTCGCCGGTGTCCTCGCTAAAAAACACACATTCAACCTGCCACTTGATTATCAACAGCCGATTGGTGAACAGATCAGTGTGTTCGCGCGGGAACTCTGCGCCATTGAAAATAAAGATAAAAAACTACCTTATATCGTCTTTTTTCAGGGTGGCCCCGGCTTTGCCGCTATGCGCCCCGCGAATAATAGCGGTTGGATCCGCCGCGCACTCAAAGAGTTTAGAGTATTATTGCTCGACCAACGGGGGACAGGGCTTTCTAGCCCCATTAATTACCAAAGCCTCGGCCACTTAACGCCTGAGCAACAGGCCGAATATTTAAGCCATTTTAGGGCCGATAATATCGTCCGCGATGCCGAATCAATTCGCGCCCAGCTTTGCCCCGCCGACAAGTGGGCGATTCTAGGTCAAAGCTTCGGTGGTTTCTGCGTGCTGCATTATTTAAGCGCCGCCCCTCAGGGCGTGAGTGAAGCTTATATCACTGGCGGCATTCCTTCCCTCACGCGCAGCAGTGATGAAGTCTATCAGGCCACCTATCAGCGCGTACTCGCCAAGAATAAAGACTTCTTCCAGCGCTTCCACGATGCGCAGCATCTCGTGACTCGCCTCGCTAAACATTTACTCGAGCACCCAGTGCAGTTAGCCACGGGTGAGCGCCTCACGGTTGAAATGTTGCAACTGCTCGGTATTAACTTGGGCATGGAGCAAGGCCCAGAGTCAGTTTACTATTTGCTTGAACAAGCACTGGTGCACTCGCCCCAAGGTGATTATGTCAATCCGCTGTTTTTAAATCATTTCTGCCAATTACTCGACTATAACACCAACCCAATTTTTGCCCTGTTACACGAGGCCATCTACTGCCAACACAGTGCGTCACAGTGGTCTGCCCATAGGGTGCGTGAACAGTATCCGGCCTTTAACTATCAAGTTGGTAAGCCTTTCCTGTTTACTGGCGAAATGATTTACCCTTGGATGTTTGAGCAATTTAGCCATTTAGCCCCACTCCAAGCCGCGGCCAATCTCCTTGCCCATAAAACGGACTGGCCGGCGTTATACAATCTTGAGCAGCTCAGCCAGAACCGCGTCCCGGTTGCAGCCGCGATTTACAGCGAAGATATGTATGTCGAGATGGACTACAGCCTAGAAACCGCCAAACAAGTAGCACACCTAAGGTATTGGTTAACCTCGGAATATGAGCACAATGGCATACGAATGGATGGCGAGCGGATCTTAGATAAGCTCATCAGTCTCAACCGCGGTGACAGCTTAAGATAA
- a CDS encoding MBL fold metallo-hydrolase: protein MKYQIIPVTPFQQNCSLIWCEKTKRAAVVDPGGNVDRILGEMHKLGLTLEKILLTHGHIDHVGGAKSLAQQTNVPIVGPHVADKFWIDNLPKQSQNFGFPHCDAFEPEQYLQDGDVVTVGEQSLKVLHCPGHTPGHVAFYSADAHLAWVGDILFRSSIGRTDFPQSNHQDLIQSITTKLWPLGADVEFIPGHGPMSTFGEEREHNPFVADQLLL, encoded by the coding sequence ATGAAGTACCAAATTATTCCTGTGACACCTTTCCAGCAGAATTGCAGCTTGATCTGGTGTGAAAAAACGAAGCGTGCCGCGGTTGTCGATCCGGGAGGGAATGTCGACCGTATTCTAGGCGAAATGCACAAACTGGGGCTCACCCTCGAAAAAATCTTACTCACTCATGGTCATATTGACCATGTGGGTGGCGCTAAATCATTAGCCCAGCAAACAAATGTGCCCATAGTGGGCCCCCATGTAGCGGATAAGTTTTGGATTGATAATCTGCCCAAGCAGAGCCAAAACTTTGGGTTTCCCCACTGTGATGCCTTTGAGCCAGAGCAATATTTGCAGGATGGCGATGTAGTCACTGTGGGTGAGCAAAGCTTAAAAGTGTTGCATTGCCCAGGGCATACTCCGGGACACGTGGCATTTTATTCTGCGGACGCGCATCTTGCTTGGGTGGGCGATATTCTGTTTAGGAGCTCGATTGGCCGTACGGATTTTCCGCAATCTAATCATCAGGATTTAATCCAATCCATTACCACTAAACTCTGGCCTTTAGGGGCGGATGTGGAATTTATTCCCGGTCATGGTCCTATGTCGACCTTTGGGGAAGAGCGCGAACACAACCCCTTTGTGGCCGATCAATTATTACTCTAG
- a CDS encoding XdhC family protein, which produces MVQQIEDLLEHWLPLADDAWVLAVITHIQGSSYRKPGAMMLFHEFGQGAGILSGGCLEVDLRRHAQNAMQSQQIACVTYDATDESDASYRLGCGGKVNIMLIPLLKENHDLGLVEVAKALRKRQSGFYQLPLAPAGSDARSYSAQFYSVDNAPFPTADFAKSGIFSTPEGDTLIIPLRPRFHLGIFGGGIDAQPVAAIAHSLGWQVSVFDTRTAYARTADFPHAHTVKQSLDEVEGLIAQLDCAVVMHHNLNLDAAALKAIQAYDLKYVALLGPAHRREKVLAMTDLSTDSFSGYFSAPAGLALGGELPSAVALSILAQCHGVLHGAPCSTLDGIMR; this is translated from the coding sequence ATGGTTCAGCAAATTGAAGACTTATTAGAGCATTGGTTGCCCTTAGCCGATGATGCTTGGGTGCTGGCGGTGATCACCCATATTCAAGGCTCGTCCTACCGTAAACCTGGCGCCATGATGCTGTTCCATGAATTTGGCCAAGGCGCTGGGATATTAAGCGGTGGTTGTTTAGAGGTGGATCTGCGTCGCCATGCGCAAAATGCCATGCAGTCGCAACAGATTGCCTGTGTCACCTACGATGCGACGGATGAATCCGATGCTAGCTACCGCCTAGGTTGTGGTGGAAAAGTCAATATCATGTTGATCCCACTACTAAAAGAAAATCACGACCTAGGGCTTGTCGAAGTAGCCAAAGCGCTGCGTAAGAGGCAATCAGGGTTTTATCAATTGCCTCTCGCACCTGCGGGCAGTGATGCTCGCAGTTACTCGGCGCAGTTTTATTCGGTGGATAATGCACCTTTTCCCACTGCAGATTTTGCAAAATCAGGGATATTCAGCACCCCCGAAGGGGATACGTTAATCATTCCCTTAAGACCGCGATTTCATTTAGGGATTTTTGGCGGTGGAATTGATGCCCAGCCAGTGGCGGCAATTGCCCACAGTTTAGGTTGGCAGGTAAGCGTGTTTGATACTCGCACCGCATATGCGCGAACTGCCGATTTCCCCCACGCCCATACCGTTAAGCAAAGTCTTGATGAGGTCGAAGGGCTTATCGCGCAGTTGGACTGTGCCGTTGTGATGCACCACAACCTGAACTTGGATGCCGCAGCGCTTAAAGCCATTCAAGCTTATGATCTTAAATATGTTGCGCTCTTGGGGCCTGCCCATCGGCGGGAAAAAGTGCTGGCGATGACCGACCTCAGTACAGACTCATTTAGCGGTTACTTCTCGGCCCCCGCGGGGCTAGCCCTTGGCGGCGAGTTACCCAGCGCTGTGGCATTGAGCATTTTAGCTCAATGCCATGGGGTGCTACACGGCGCGCCATGTTCGACCCTCGATGGGATCATGCGCTAA